The genomic window CCGACCACCTCGACCTCGGGATCGGCCGCGACGCAGGAGCCGCACGCGAGGCCGCCGTGGCGCGGCGCGAAGAGCGCCGACGCGCCGGGCGGGCCGCCGCAGAGGACGCAGGACCCGAGCGACGCGGCGTAGCCGAGCGCGGCGGCCGCCCGGAACGCGAAACGCAGGAACGCTCCGTCCAGCGAGCCCGCGTCGGCGGAGTCCATCTCCGCGAGCGCCGCCTCGACGATCCGGAAGAGCGCCGGGTCGGGCTCCTCCTCCGAGATCAGCCGATCGGCGAGCTCGAGCACGGCGCTCCCGTGCGCCATCCGCACGGCGTCCCGCCTCAACCCCGCGAAGTCCCGCTCGACGTCGGCCTGCGACACGATCGAGAGCCCGCGCCCGGTCTTCGGGTAGAACACGACCCCGGAGACCGAAAACGGCTCCAGGGCCGCTGCCAGACGGCTCGCGGCGGCGCGCCCCCCCTTGGCGACGAGGCGCACCTTGCCGTGGGTCTCAGTATAGCAGACGACGACCTTGCTCGTCTCCCCGAGCCTGTGAGTCCGGAGCACGAGCGCCCTCGATGTCACGGGCGCCATGCGGCTACCCCCGCCCGCCGTCCGGCGGGCGGCGCGCGGTGAGCGCGCCGGCGGAGATGACGAACCGAAGCCCGTCGTCCACCGACATCGGAAGCGAGATGACCTCGTCCTCGGGGTAGAGGATCACGTAGCCGGACATGGGGTTCGGCGCGGTCGGAACGAAGACGGGGCACATCCTCTTCCCCCCGACGCCGCTCACGTCGCGCGAGGCCTCCGCCGTCTGAAAGCCGATCGTGTGCACGCCCCTGTACGGGAACTCCACGAGGACGACCTTCCGGAATCCTGCGGCCCTCTCCTCGAGGACGGCCGACGACAGCTCCTTCGTCGTCCTGTAGATCCACCGCACGAACGGGACGCGGATGACCAGGTCCTCGATGCCCCGGATGAGCCGCTTCCCGGCGACGTTGTGGGCGACCGCGCCGATGCCCAGCACGAGAAGGAGGAGCGCGACGAGCCCCGCGCCCGGGACCTTGAACCCGAGGACGGCTTCGAAGATCTGCCCCAGCAGCCGGTCCAGAGCGGAGAAGATCCGCCAGAGCACGAACAGGCTCACCGCGGCGGGCAGGATCACCGCGAGGCCGGTCAGAAAGTAGCGCCTGAGCCGCCGGCCGGGCCGCATGCGCGGCGCAGACACCGGCGCGGCGACCGCGGAGCCCGCGCCCTCGGCGGCGCATCGTGTCTCGGGCCCTGTCGTCATCGCTTCCTCATCCTGATCCTGCCCACGCGCGTGGCGCTCGCCGAGACGACCCTCATCTCGAACCCACCGACCACCACCTCGTCCCCCGGCTCCGGGATCCTGCCGAGTGCGTCAAGCACGAGTCCGGCGATCGTGTTGTAGTCCCCGTCCGGGAGTCTCGCCCCGAGAACGCGCGCCACGGCCGTGACCTCGGCACGCCCGTCCACCACGTACAGGCCCTCGTCGATCCTCTGGATGAGCTCGTGCCGCACGTCGTGCTCGTCCTCGATCTCGCCGACGAGCTCCTCGATGAGGTCCTCGAGCGTCACGATGCCCGCGAGGCTGCCCTGCTCGTCCACGACGACAGCCATGTGCTGCCGGCCCGTCTGGAGCTCGCGGAAGAGGTCGTCGCACCGCTTCGTGGTCGGCACGTGGGGAACGGGGCGGGCCAGCCCCTCGACCGCGTCCTCCCGCCCGCGGCCCAGGAGGTCGCGCGAGTGGATCATCCCCTCGATGCGCTCGCGGTCGTCGGACAGAACGGGAAGGCGCGAGAACCCGTGCTCCCCCACCAGCGCGACGGCGTCGCCGACCGTGGACTCGGGCGAGACGCCGACCACGTCGGTGCGCGCGACCATGACCTCTCCCACCGGCGTGTCGGCGAACTCGAAGATGCCCGAGATGAGCGCCGTGCCGCTGCGGTCCACAGCGCCCGCGCGTTCGCCCTCGTTCGCGAGGAGCGAGCGGAGCTGTTCCTTCGTGAGCCGTCGGTTCCACCGGCTGGCGTCCACGCCGACCGCCTTGTTCAGCAGGCGCCCGACGGCCGACACGAGCACGGCGATGGGAGAGAAGAGCCAGTAGAAGAAGCGAAGCGGGGCGATCACCTTCAGCGCGATCGTGTCGCCGTGTCGCAGCCCGACGGCCTTGGGGAGGACCTCGCCGAACACGAGGAGCGTGATCGAGACGACGACGGTCGAGACGACGCCGATGGCCTGCGCGGGCCAGGACGCGAGCGTCGTGGCCAGGCGCCACGAGACGAGCGAGGACGTCATGACCACCGCGATGTTCGTGCCGACGAGCGTCGTGCCGAGGAGTCGCTGCGGGTTCCCGACGAACCACTCCAGCGTCCGCGCGCCCCGCAGCCGCTTCTCGAGCCAGTGCTCCAGTCTGAGCCAGTTCATCGAGACGAGCGCCGTCTCCGTCCCCGAGAAGAACGCCTCGAGCGCCACGCCGAACACGATGAGGAGATTGATGGCCACGCGCCTACTCCCCGCTTCCCTGCGCCGCCGGCTCGATGCGCACGATCCTCACGCCGGTCACGCGCCGCCGCTCGACCGCCGCCACCTCGAGCCTGAGCGACCCGTGCTCGACCGACTCACCGACGGCCGGGATCCTCCCGAGCTCGTTCAGAAGATACCCGGCAAGCGTCTCGACGTCGTCGTGCGACCCGAGGTTCACGCCGTACTCCGACGCCAGGTCCTCGAGCCGCACCGTGCCGGACGCGAGGAGCGTCCGCTCGTCCACGATCCTGACCGGGGACTCCTCGAGGTCGTGCTCGTCGCGGATCTCGCCGACGATCTCCTCGATG from Candidatus Effluviviaceae Genus I sp. includes these protein-coding regions:
- a CDS encoding DUF502 domain-containing protein, which gives rise to MTTGPETRCAAEGAGSAVAAPVSAPRMRPGRRLRRYFLTGLAVILPAAVSLFVLWRIFSALDRLLGQIFEAVLGFKVPGAGLVALLLLVLGIGAVAHNVAGKRLIRGIEDLVIRVPFVRWIYRTTKELSSAVLEERAAGFRKVVLVEFPYRGVHTIGFQTAEASRDVSGVGGKRMCPVFVPTAPNPMSGYVILYPEDEVISLPMSVDDGLRFVISAGALTARRPPDGGRG
- a CDS encoding HlyC/CorC family transporter, which gives rise to MAINLLIVFGVALEAFFSGTETALVSMNWLRLEHWLEKRLRGARTLEWFVGNPQRLLGTTLVGTNIAVVMTSSLVSWRLATTLASWPAQAIGVVSTVVVSITLLVFGEVLPKAVGLRHGDTIALKVIAPLRFFYWLFSPIAVLVSAVGRLLNKAVGVDASRWNRRLTKEQLRSLLANEGERAGAVDRSGTALISGIFEFADTPVGEVMVARTDVVGVSPESTVGDAVALVGEHGFSRLPVLSDDRERIEGMIHSRDLLGRGREDAVEGLARPVPHVPTTKRCDDLFRELQTGRQHMAVVVDEQGSLAGIVTLEDLIEELVGEIEDEHDVRHELIQRIDEGLYVVDGRAEVTAVARVLGARLPDGDYNTIAGLVLDALGRIPEPGDEVVVGGFEMRVVSASATRVGRIRMRKR
- the recO gene encoding DNA repair protein RecO translates to MAPVTSRALVLRTHRLGETSKVVVCYTETHGKVRLVAKGGRAAASRLAAALEPFSVSGVVFYPKTGRGLSIVSQADVERDFAGLRRDAVRMAHGSAVLELADRLISEEEPDPALFRIVEAALAEMDSADAGSLDGAFLRFAFRAAAALGYAASLGSCVLCGGPPGASALFAPRHGGLACGSCVAADPEVEVVGRAATAALADAAAGRESAAPSEAVADEAWEAMSAFLAEHTGRRVHLRSLDVLAQLRRAERAGRAD